A window of the Pogona vitticeps strain Pit_001003342236 chromosome 4, PviZW2.1, whole genome shotgun sequence genome harbors these coding sequences:
- the LOC144589103 gene encoding bromodomain testis-specific protein-like, with amino-acid sequence MACLGKVTTSKFFLSSHDAYKELESSFPDGPGEQHMTDSAHASVPASCSGNCERGKKRAMKPQIPLAKDIKVKHADSWTSLGKMIRAPVIIKSSSESFRQFQKAALEKEESKWTKERKRELEQAEKKLKNLPQEKEGNNNKIHLRCIAVKTNCSPAKGETPNVVADRTLARKMEQERRRREAQAGIIDINFQSDIMATFEDTLQ; translated from the exons ATGGCTTGCCTTGGGAAAGTGACCacaagcaagttttttttaagcAGCCATGATGCATATAAGG AACTAGAGAGTAGCTTTCCAGATGGCCCGGGTGAGCAACATATGACAGATTCTGCACATGCCAGTGTTCCAGCAAGCTGTTCTGGTAActgtgagagggggaaaaaaagagctaTGAAACCTCAGATTCCTTTAGCAAAG gACATAAAAGTAAAGCATGCAGATTCCTGGACAAGTTTAGGTAAAATGATACGTGCTCCAGTCATTATCAAATCCTCCAGTGAAAGCTTCAGGCAGTTTCAAAAAGCAGcactggaaaaagaagaaagtaaatgGACAAAGGAacgaaaaagggaattggaacaAGCTGAGAAGAAACTGAAAAACCTCCCTCAGGAAAAAGAGGG aaacaataacaaaatacatTTGAGATGCATCGCAGTAAAAACTAACTGTTCACCTGCAAAAGGAGAGACACCAAATGTTGTTGCGGACCGTACCCTGGCAAGAAAAATGGAGCAAGAACGCCGGAGGAGGGAAGCA CAGGCAGGCATCATTGATATTAATTTTCAAAGTGACATTATGGCAACTTTTGAAGACACCCTACAGTGA